Sequence from the Schistocerca americana isolate TAMUIC-IGC-003095 chromosome 11, iqSchAmer2.1, whole genome shotgun sequence genome:
AGGAGATGCAACTGTATATTTGTGCGAAAGTTCCACAACACATGCTCTGGAAATGGAGGCAACGAGTTTCATTCCTAAACTGCTCAACCTGGAAATACCTTGGTACACCGTAGCTTGCAACATTCGGATAAAATGGCgacatgatttatgattgtattatGCAGCATTCTTTACCACGGAGGTGGGCGCTGCATCTTTTTCTGAAGAAAGAAGACGCAGGTATCAATCTGTTCAAAGGAGAGTTAAACATACCAATGAATTTAGACTAGTGGTTCAAaaccgctcaaatggctctgacctccatgggacttaacatcggaggtcatcagtccaatagaacctagaactacttaaacctaactaacctaaggacatcacacacacccatgcccgaggcaggatttgaacctgtgaccgtagcaggcgcgtggttccggattgaagcgcctagaaccactcggccacggtgGCCGGTCAAGTTTAATCGTGCCTACCCTGAGACATTCACCGAGGAAACTGATTTCTGCATTACATGTACATTGCTTCTGATCAGGTGTCACGGATGTGAGGAACTTGAGATaaggaggaagaaaatttttcCTAGTTAGAGGTGCCACCAACTTGGATTTAAATATAAGTCGTGTAACTTTATGGCTGAAACAAGTTTGTTGCTTTGCCAATATTTTTGCtatgacataaataaaccatcttTTGACTGAGAACGATAACATTTTTAGAAGGTGAAAGCAGTCTATCGTAGCACCGCGCTGGTAGTCACAAACCTTAGGTGATCACGAAGCAGTACGGACCCTTGTCATTTGAAGGAAACTGGTGACGCTGCAATTGATTTAGGGTGGACAACACTTTCACAGCTGCTGTTTCATACAGGTATGCATGCGCCTCGTACAAGTGTTGAGGGTGCAGTGTGAGGGCTGCTCAGTGGCACTGTGTTTCAGGACCACCCACCATGTCGGCAGTTACGGAGGTTCAGAACACCACAACCGAGGCCCTGGCCGCCCTGCTAGACGGGGGTGACGGCTCCCTAGTGACGCTGGTGGCGGGCGAGACGAGGGTGGCGGCTCACAGGGCCGTGTTGGCAGCCGCGAGCCCTGTGTTCGCAGCGATGTTCGCGCACGACATGCTGGAGGCCAGCTGCGGCCAGGTGAGCATCGACGACGTGGAGGGCCCGGTGCTGAGGCTCCTGGTGGCCTACACGTATACCCTGCAGGCCCCCCAGCTGCCCGACACGGCCGCCCAGCTGCTGGCAGTGGCCGACAAGTACGGCTTGTCGGCCCTGAAGGCTGCCTGCGAGCGGCAGCTGATCTCGCAGTTGGCCGTCGAGACCGCAGCGGCGACGGCCGTCACGGCAGTGAGGCACTCGTGCCCGGACGCCGCCAGGGCTGCCGTCGCCTTCATAAAGGACCACCTGCAGGTGATGGCCACGCGGGGCTGGGCGGACGCTGTGCTCGAGTACCCGCAAGAAGTCATTGAAGTCAGCAGTATGctcggtgagccaccagcagaagcCAGGTAAGCACGATTCCCTTTTTGGCAGCGCTAGTGTGAATGACGtcgtccttgctttgttcgtcATGGGTTTCTTTGCTGCCCATGTTGCGTAACACCTTAACTTGATCTAATTACTGATCATCGGTCACGATGCTAAGTCTCTCGCTGTTTTCAGTTCTACTGCTTCTATCAATTTcgcctttctctgatttactctgattccctgttctgtactcattagactgttcgttccattcagcaaaccctgtaattcttcttcagtcacTGAGGGAATcagtcatcaacaaatcttatatcatttcaccctgaattttaattccactcttcaatctttcctttatttccgtcatcgcttcttcggtatatagattgaacagtagaggcgaaagattacatccctgtctgacaccctttttaacccgaatacttcgctcttggtcttccactgttaaTTTACcttcttgtctcttgtacatattgcaaattactcttctcctctgccttacccgtatttttctcagaatttctaacatcttgcaacatttgatattgccgaacgctttcgccaggaccacaaatcctatgaacgttaagaacgtcaattttcttttccgttctcctgTGTATTATCCTTCTTAGCAACTGggttgcttgagctgttaagctgattgtgcgataattctcacacttctctgctcttgcagtcttccaaaTCGTGCAGATTATATTTCTCTCAAAGTCAGATTgtgtattgccagactcatacattctacacaacagtgAGAATAGACCTTTTGCCacctcctccaatgattttagaacttctgattgaatgttgtctataccttatgccttctttgatcttaaattttccaaagcgcttttaaattctcattctaatcaCCAATATTTTCCATACCGACTCCTGTTAGTTTTTCTGTCACGCCATCGGACAAGTTGTTCCAATCagagaggtcttcagtgtactctttccaactatccgatCTCGCCTCtgtatttaacactggaattcccattgtgctcttaatgttaccacgcttgcttttaattCCGTGGAAGATTGCTTTGAATTTTCTATATGCTGCGTCTGTCGTCCCAAGaatcatttcttctttcatttcttcacatttttcttgcagccatttcacgttagcttctctgcacttcctattcatttcatcctTAAGTGACATACTTCTCAATTActgattttcctgaatatttttgaacttctgTCTTTGATTGATCAACTGAAGGATTTCTtatgtttcccatggtttcttcgcagttagcttctttgtacctacgtttttctttccaactattGAGCTGTTAATTATCGCAGTATATGTAGCCTCAGAGAACATAAATCtcatctcttctttccttagtactactgtattccacttctttgtacaTAGATTGCTCCTGACGAGTCTcataaaattcagcctactcttaatcactgcTAAATTGTTATGTCTCTaaatctactcctgggtacgctttacagtccagtatctgatttcaaaatctgaCTTTAAACCTCCCATGTTTCGGTCCTTTCTCAAGTATCCCCCCTTGTCTCAAGATTCTTGAATAGACTATACCAGCTATTACTAGGATAAATTTACTATTGACCGTAACTAGCCTTACTTCTCTCCTATTCCTATTATCAAGTACATATTCtcgtgtaaccgtttcttctactccttcgcctacgGTTGCGTTTCAATCCCTCCATGACTATCACATATGTaccgaattacctgttcaatatcctcatactttctct
This genomic interval carries:
- the LOC124553386 gene encoding ankyrin-1-like, producing MSAVTEVQNTTTEALAALLDGGDGSLVTLVAGETRVAAHRAVLAAASPVFAAMFAHDMLEASCGQVSIDDVEGPVLRLLVAYTYTLQAPQLPDTAAQLLAVADKYGLSALKAACERQLISQLAVETAAATAVTAVRHSCPDAARAAVAFIKDHLQVMATRGWADAVLEYPQEVIEVSSMLGEPPAEASSPTATGGGSTPNSDCQPHSGHSRSPAAAAPPTSARHTPPPDDAAVSRFRSLSEEERGRRLREAAKEGAVEEVRALLAAGADVGARGGDGWTALHCTALRGHAAVVRLLLSAASDPNARDQGGWTPLHWAACCGQAEAAAALLQAGADRGVRTNEGNTALDLARQQNRQQLVEMLTQH